Within the Caldalkalibacillus uzonensis genome, the region TGCCGAGGAGGCAGAACGTCTGATCCGGGAAAGATACTACCTCGTTTTAAAGGAACTGTGTGAGAAGCTGGAGGTAGAAAGATGAAATTTGGACTTAATGACCGGGACATGAACTTCATTGTTCAAACAATCTCCACATTCGATGAAATTGAAAAAGCTGTCCTTTTCGGTTCACGTGCCAAAGGAAACTATTCGGCTGGCTCCGATATTGATATCGCTATCTACGGTAAAAAGGTTGATATACACGTTGTCTCAAAACTACATTCAT harbors:
- a CDS encoding nucleotidyltransferase domain-containing protein → MKFGLNDRDMNFIVQTISTFDEIEKAVLFGSRAKGNYSAGSDIDIAIYGKKVDIHVVSKLHSLLEDQSHMPYLFDVIDGSHLMHQDLKEHIERVGQVIYEKSRDDYQTEA